One Novosphingobium sp. G106 DNA segment encodes these proteins:
- a CDS encoding helix-turn-helix domain-containing protein — protein MDTSIEPLADTVEVAATRLSICRAELYKQIAAGRLVARKVGRRTLIERTEQARWLSALPLKAAHAA, from the coding sequence ATGGATACTTCAATTGAACCGCTGGCGGATACAGTCGAGGTTGCAGCAACTCGGCTGAGCATCTGCCGCGCCGAACTATACAAGCAGATTGCAGCCGGCCGGCTCGTCGCCCGCAAAGTTGGCCGCCGCACCCTCATCGAACGCACTGAACAAGCCCGCTGGCTTTCCGCTTTGCCCCTCAAGGCTGCGCACGCCGCATGA
- a CDS encoding AAA family ATPase yields the protein MSEDSPFAIRDASRDIFAPAEHETSPADFVQPSWMTAAPADGQTPSERDAMQAAEIEATRTQRDADQAEEASLQATWEARQAEDERQRKAQEDAHHAALRTQDDDFHGWRTRLHFTIEGHGSEGDDITSECGSGGWDILNDDAVCAALNAAIPEIKTVIAPWAEHFPSIGFIQHDGDGDLFFHLVHRAGAAGLSPERLGEFPEVRLQVPALPGRTIVLQAETQPVNATRIFEWMREEGGPYASWGGPGTEGLLPIAGESRDVWLCRVALNEDVIARAVERWSASGRCPAIYRHFGDISERADGDRDVEFIADKRIPRGFLTFLVGDSGIGKSSLVHEWIAAFSGVANGRPTTVLGAEVPGRLVCALISAEDGPARINQRARDHAKIWDRCSYLTSPDPLRDLDHHLAQLRQLPNLDLVVFDPLVSFLDDNEDLAHIARPFCNKLTQFAADMNCAVVLVHHIRKGKQPPRTLAEVFDRMRGSSDFKAAARMVICMLKRRDGIVVIGPCKHNFADRDVWLPKFQGDEYRVDDETSTLVPLNAEVGGPDDLDGPDAAAEVEMRVLATVRRCNSSGVIVLRSGKAGLFESRPQELTGISRAAILAAVDNLVTAGQLIGGGRAGLHLPAPSAADEGSATDE from the coding sequence ATGAGCGAAGATAGCCCCTTCGCCATCCGCGACGCCTCCCGCGATATTTTCGCCCCGGCGGAGCACGAAACCTCGCCTGCCGATTTCGTCCAGCCCTCCTGGATGACCGCCGCCCCGGCGGATGGGCAGACCCCATCTGAACGCGACGCAATGCAGGCTGCGGAAATCGAGGCTACACGGACGCAGCGAGATGCCGACCAAGCTGAGGAAGCTAGCCTCCAAGCTACATGGGAAGCGCGGCAGGCTGAGGATGAACGCCAGCGCAAAGCGCAGGAGGATGCACATCATGCAGCCCTTCGAACGCAAGACGACGACTTTCACGGCTGGCGGACCCGGCTACATTTCACGATCGAAGGTCACGGCTCCGAAGGCGACGACATCACCAGCGAATGTGGTTCCGGCGGCTGGGACATTCTGAACGATGATGCAGTCTGCGCCGCACTGAACGCCGCGATCCCGGAAATCAAAACCGTGATTGCACCGTGGGCCGAACACTTCCCCTCGATAGGGTTCATTCAGCACGACGGGGATGGCGACCTCTTTTTCCATCTCGTGCATCGAGCTGGCGCCGCAGGACTGTCGCCGGAGCGCCTGGGTGAGTTTCCCGAAGTTCGCCTGCAGGTGCCAGCGCTGCCCGGCAGGACAATCGTACTGCAGGCCGAGACGCAACCGGTGAACGCGACACGGATCTTCGAGTGGATGCGCGAGGAGGGTGGCCCCTACGCGAGCTGGGGCGGGCCGGGCACCGAGGGGTTACTGCCGATCGCCGGTGAGAGCCGTGACGTATGGCTTTGCCGGGTTGCGCTCAACGAAGATGTCATTGCTCGAGCGGTAGAACGCTGGTCGGCCAGTGGCAGATGCCCCGCAATATATCGCCACTTCGGTGATATATCGGAACGTGCCGACGGCGACCGCGATGTAGAATTCATCGCCGACAAACGCATCCCACGCGGCTTCCTGACTTTTCTGGTTGGCGACAGCGGCATAGGCAAGTCCAGCCTCGTCCATGAATGGATCGCAGCATTTTCAGGGGTCGCAAACGGCCGGCCCACCACCGTCCTTGGTGCCGAAGTCCCCGGACGGCTCGTTTGCGCACTCATATCCGCAGAAGATGGCCCCGCCAGGATCAATCAGCGCGCTCGGGATCACGCGAAGATATGGGACAGATGCAGCTATCTCACGTCGCCCGACCCGCTGCGCGACCTGGATCATCATCTGGCGCAATTGCGGCAATTGCCCAACCTAGACCTTGTCGTCTTTGATCCCCTGGTCTCCTTTTTGGATGACAATGAAGACCTGGCCCACATCGCCCGGCCGTTCTGCAACAAACTGACCCAGTTTGCGGCTGACATGAACTGCGCCGTTGTGTTGGTGCATCATATCAGGAAGGGCAAGCAACCGCCTCGAACGCTTGCCGAAGTTTTCGACCGCATGCGCGGCTCCTCCGACTTCAAAGCCGCCGCGCGAATGGTCATCTGCATGTTGAAGCGCCGCGACGGCATCGTAGTCATCGGTCCCTGCAAGCACAACTTCGCCGACCGCGATGTCTGGCTTCCGAAGTTTCAGGGCGACGAATACCGCGTGGACGACGAAACCTCCACGCTTGTGCCTCTCAATGCCGAGGTAGGCGGCCCCGACGATCTGGACGGCCCCGATGCGGCGGCCGAAGTCGAAATGAGGGTTCTGGCCACGGTCCGGCGCTGTAATTCGAGCGGCGTCATCGTACTGCGATCGGGCAAAGCCGGGTTGTTCGAGAGCCGGCCGCAGGAACTCACCGGCATCTCGCGAGCGGCGATACTCGCAGCGGTCGATAATCTGGTGACAGCCGGCCAATTGATCGGCGGCGGTCGCGCGGGCCTCCACCTCCCCGCCCCTTCCGCCGCTGACGAAGGCAGCGCGACGGATGAATAA